GATCAATCCCTCGTTAAAATTTCTCTATCCACCCCGCTCCGAAGGCGAAATCGGCTGGCTGGATCATTACCGCATCAAGCGCGTGCTCGGCACCGGCGGCATGGGCATCGTCCTGGAAGCCGAAGATACCCACCTGCGCCGCCTGGTGGCGATCAAAGTCATTCGCCCGGAATTGGCGACCGATCTGCCGATCCGCCAACGCTTCATCCGCGAAGCGCGGGCCATGGCCGCAATCGATCATCCCAACGTGATTTCCGTTTATCAGGTGGGTCTGTTCGATCTCGCCGATGGCAGCAAACTACCAATGTTCGTCATGCCATTATTGCAAGGCGAAACGCTGGAAGCGCGGCTGGTCCGACAGGAAAAATTGCTCCCCGCCGAAGTCGTCATCATCGGCTGGCAAATCGCAGACGCTCTGGCGACCATCCACGAACGTGGCACCATCCACCGCGATATCAAGCTCGCCAACATTTGGCTGTGTGCCCCCGATGCGCAGGTCAAGCTGCTCGATTTCGGCCTCGCTCGTGCCTACAACGATGCGATGAATCTCAGCACGGCTGCTGGCACCATGCTTGGCACGCCGCTGTTCATGTCGCCCGAACAAATTCAGGGGAAAACGCTCGACAATCGCAGCGATCTGTTCAGCCTGGGGACGGTGCTGTACACCACCCTCACCGGCGATCTGCCGTTCGATGGCGACGATCTGAACGAACTGATGACTCTGATTGTGCAGCACAACCCGACACCGCCTCGAGACAAAGTTCGCGGCGTCCCAGCGGAACTCAATGACCTGATTGTGAGCTTGTTGCAGAAAGACCCCGCGAATCGCCCGCAGTCGGCCCGCGAGGTGGCCCAACAGCTTCGGAAGATGATCGACAAGTGGGGGCTTTCGCTTTCCGGCGGTCAATTTAGCGTCAAACCACTGCCGACAACTGGCCGCGTCGCCACGCTCATCGGCGGGGGGCTAAGCCGACGCGAATGGATTCTCGGGGCCGGCGGTGCCGCATTGGGACTGGGCAGCCTGGGATTCTACCTGTGGGAACGCAATCAACGCCCGACGACCATCGGCCCCGCTCGCCCAGTCGGGGAACCGATTCGGGTCGGCTTGCTGTTTTCGCAGCAAGGCACGACGCAGCCCTTGGAAAAACCCGTCAGCGAGATGGTGACCCTGTTGTTCGAGGAAATCAACGCCAACGGCGGGTTACTCGGCCACCCCATCGAGATGATCTCCCGCGACGGCGCATCCAACGAGCGCATTTTCGCCCGCGAAGCGGAACGACTGCTGAAAGACGATCGGGTGCAGGTGATTTTCGGCTGTTGGAGTAGCTCCAGCCGTCGCACGGTCAAGCCAATCATTGAAGCCAATCAATCTCTGCTCATCTATCCATCTCGACACGAAGGGATGGAACGCTCGAATCATATTCTGTATACTGGACCGTGTCCGAATCAGTTGCTGATGCCGACCATCGATTGGGCCATGAAATCGCTGAAGAAGCGACGGTTTGCCCTGCTGGGTTCGGATTTCATCTATTCGCACGCCGCGCATGCGGTGCTGACCGATGCGATTGAAGCCCGCAATGGCAGCGTGGTGTTCAACGATTTTCTGCCGCTCTCCGCATTTGCAGATGTGAATCGGCTGATGACGCAACTGAAGCAGCTTCGCGGCACCTTTGATGCGATTCTGAACACGGTCACCGGAACGGCGAACATCAATCTCTATGGTGCGCTGCACAGTGCCGGCTTCACGCCCACGACCACGCCGGTGATTGCCTTTGGTCTGGACGAACAAGCGATTACCAGCCTGGATCCGCCGGATATTGCCGGGCATTATGTCGCGGGCAATTATGTCTCCACGCTCGATTCGCCGCTGAATCTCGATCTCACGAAACGCTATCAGGCGCGTTGGGGGGAAGGTCGCGCGATCACCGATTCGATGGCGTCTGCCTATGCCGGGGTGCAACTCTGGTTGGCCGCCGTGAAACGCGCGGAATCGGCCGATCCGACAGCGGTGCGGCGGGCGCTCTCCACAACGGAATTCGACGGCATCGATGGTCCGGGCATCCGCCTGGATGAGGACATGCAGCATGTCTGGAAATATTTCCGAGTCAGCGAGATTACCCCGGATCGGAAATTGAAGATTGTCGAGAATACGGGTAAACTCATTGCTCCAGAAGTCTACCCGACAAGCCGCTCCGCGAAAGAGTGGGAGGAATTCCTCCAGGCTCGCTACCAAGAATGGGGCGGCTCCTGGGCGAATCGAGCGAATTAACCTCACGAGGCCCCGGCATGGCTGACGCCGACACCGCTCACGAATCGGTCACGCTCCCGTTTCCCCGTCCGCGCTCCAGTCTTCCGCCGCTTTCCGAATCTCTTTCGCGTCCCCCGGCTCGTCCGCAACCCGTTCTCGATCCCGCCGAAGAAGATCTCGCGTGGCGGGGCTTTAGCGGTTGGGCGATGCTGCCGAGTTTTGCGATTTGCAGCCTGCTCAGTGCTGCGGTCATCGCCGCCGGATGGTATGCCCACCAAAACGATTGGCTGCGAATCGGTGTGACGCACTGGATGGTCGTCGGCACCTGCTCGTCGATTTGGGCGATGCAGCTCTTCCGCTGGGCGTATCGCAGCATTACTGTGACGGTTCGCCTGACGCCGATGCACCTGTTTCGGGACGGCGGATTCTTGTACCCGCCGCAGACGCCGATTCCGCTAGCCAACATTCAGGATGTCCGCACGGGTGGTAGCTTGTGGGACCGCATGCTGGGCACCGGTTGGGTCGAGATTCGCAGCGATGCGGAAGCGGAACCCGTGCGACTGGAAGGGATTTATCGTCCGGGGCTGTTTGCCCAGCAAATTCGTCAGACGATTCACGAAGCCGAGGAACAGCGCATCCAATCGATGCGTGTTCCCCTGAGTGGTGGCCGAATCGGGGGCATTGGCGAATTCGGTTCACCGATTGGCTAAGTCGGCAATCATGCGATCAATCGCTTGCGTGATAGCGGATTCCCACGCGGGATCATCGGGCTTGTACGGGAACGTCAGCCCGCGCGAGCTGTTGATGACTGCCCCCAGCCCCTGCGAGTCGAACGCCGGGGCGACATCCGCCGCCGCCCCCCCCTGCGACCCATAGCCCGGCACCAGGAACCAGACGCGCGGCAGCAACCGACGCAGTTCCGCCAATTCTGTCGGATGCGTCGCCCCCACCACGGCCCCCAAATCGCCGTAGCCGCAACTGCCAAGCGATTCATCGGCCCATTTCGCAACCGCTTCGCCCACATGACGATACAGCGGCACCCCATCCACGTCCAAATCTTGGAACATCCCCGCGCCAGGATTGCTCGTTCGCACGAGGATGAACAGGCCACGCTGGCTGGCGCGGGCGGTTTGAATGAACGGCTCAATCGCATCGCGGCCCAAATAGGGATTCACCGTCAGCGAATCGGCATTCCAGACCGGCAGCGGCTTACCACCAATCGGCGTCCCGGCAAAGGCGGCGTCGGCATATGCGGTGGCGGTGCTGGCAATATCGCCGCGCTTGGCATCCAGGATGGTTTGATAGCCCATCTCGGTGGCCGTGCGCAGCACTGTCTGCAATGCCCGCATGCCGTCGGGACCGCACCCCTCGAAGAAGGCGGCCTGCGGCTTGACGACCGGCACCTTGCCACGGGCCAATTCCAACACGCGGATGCTGAATGCGGCAAAGGCATCGGCCACCTGAGCGAGTGTTGGCTCGCCGGCGATGGCCCGAAACTGCCGAGGCAGCGACTCCCAACGGGGGTCGATCCCCAGACAAATCGCGTTCCCACAGCGGCGAACCGCATCACTCAACCGATCGGCAAAATGCAATGGCGTCACTTGCGGATACTCAGGCGAACGACTGGACTGGCGTAGCCGATCTTGACCACAAAGTTGATCGAGACATACGCACAGACACAAAAGGGCACATCTTCCACGGGGGCGGCATCGGGGGCAAT
This DNA window, taken from Tuwongella immobilis, encodes the following:
- the pyrF gene encoding orotidine-5'-phosphate decarboxylase — its product is MTPLHFADRLSDAVRRCGNAICLGIDPRWESLPRQFRAIAGEPTLAQVADAFAAFSIRVLELARGKVPVVKPQAAFFEGCGPDGMRALQTVLRTATEMGYQTILDAKRGDIASTATAYADAAFAGTPIGGKPLPVWNADSLTVNPYLGRDAIEPFIQTARASQRGLFILVRTSNPGAGMFQDLDVDGVPLYRHVGEAVAKWADESLGSCGYGDLGAVVGATHPTELAELRRLLPRVWFLVPGYGSQGGAAADVAPAFDSQGLGAVINSSRGLTFPYKPDDPAWESAITQAIDRMIADLANR
- a CDS encoding PH domain-containing protein; the protein is MADADTAHESVTLPFPRPRSSLPPLSESLSRPPARPQPVLDPAEEDLAWRGFSGWAMLPSFAICSLLSAAVIAAGWYAHQNDWLRIGVTHWMVVGTCSSIWAMQLFRWAYRSITVTVRLTPMHLFRDGGFLYPPQTPIPLANIQDVRTGGSLWDRMLGTGWVEIRSDAEAEPVRLEGIYRPGLFAQQIRQTIHEAEEQRIQSMRVPLSGGRIGGIGEFGSPIG
- a CDS encoding bifunctional serine/threonine-protein kinase/ABC transporter substrate-binding protein, with translation MERPKNTGENPTEPQSPPPIADSSDADTNPQLSSGAQTKPGWKSGQGVSARLEINPSLKFLYPPRSEGEIGWLDHYRIKRVLGTGGMGIVLEAEDTHLRRLVAIKVIRPELATDLPIRQRFIREARAMAAIDHPNVISVYQVGLFDLADGSKLPMFVMPLLQGETLEARLVRQEKLLPAEVVIIGWQIADALATIHERGTIHRDIKLANIWLCAPDAQVKLLDFGLARAYNDAMNLSTAAGTMLGTPLFMSPEQIQGKTLDNRSDLFSLGTVLYTTLTGDLPFDGDDLNELMTLIVQHNPTPPRDKVRGVPAELNDLIVSLLQKDPANRPQSAREVAQQLRKMIDKWGLSLSGGQFSVKPLPTTGRVATLIGGGLSRREWILGAGGAALGLGSLGFYLWERNQRPTTIGPARPVGEPIRVGLLFSQQGTTQPLEKPVSEMVTLLFEEINANGGLLGHPIEMISRDGASNERIFAREAERLLKDDRVQVIFGCWSSSSRRTVKPIIEANQSLLIYPSRHEGMERSNHILYTGPCPNQLLMPTIDWAMKSLKKRRFALLGSDFIYSHAAHAVLTDAIEARNGSVVFNDFLPLSAFADVNRLMTQLKQLRGTFDAILNTVTGTANINLYGALHSAGFTPTTTPVIAFGLDEQAITSLDPPDIAGHYVAGNYVSTLDSPLNLDLTKRYQARWGEGRAITDSMASAYAGVQLWLAAVKRAESADPTAVRRALSTTEFDGIDGPGIRLDEDMQHVWKYFRVSEITPDRKLKIVENTGKLIAPEVYPTSRSAKEWEEFLQARYQEWGGSWANRAN